In Candidatus Melainabacteria bacterium, a single window of DNA contains:
- a CDS encoding tetratricopeptide repeat protein encodes MRSHRFLAAFLALSFSVAQYPVFAADSMQSAAAESEAAHVNPIEKPFQLDSLIVSAQTNYQHGRYKDAIQLFEQAQKFPGEKTSYQEAQISLGLAEAYRSSGRYKEAEALFKSAIAQAEESDKGHLNKKYKAGKKRASDLIPAMMSDLSVLYLDQSRFPECEQILNSSIAIALKKVGPKNINLALPYNGMTRLYIKWGKLSDAKEMNDKTMALFTTPASRENWLYAYTAFNLAQILNEKGKYKEAEALYKATLLGIQSLVGFEHEYVAIAQEPLGELYRKEGRFAEARKAFQNVRKIRAATLTKEHPEYGKVLLDLALLARDEGRYVKAQELCQQATKVIERALGKENVEISKCWITQASIARYQGRYSEAEELARKALQLDEKLLTADHPSIAHDEVELANILADERKFDESESLLNKALKISKEKLGADHPDIALTVHSLADVYFAQKNYAKAETMFRDALALAQKTLGSDNVQTINDQRSLCDVLVAQKKYDEAEPLSKSILSADEKLFGKKSPQVAGDLESLATLYRKQNKNDLAEPLLKQSREITAALPGGSAVQSYTSATLSGTSNDKSVSDKWALLIGISNFKDSTINLKYAAKDATDFKNFLVGQENFASDHVKLLTDANATKEEIISKLGDGWLGKHAKENDLVVVYVSSHGSSSQEDVGVNFLVAHDTDKMKLVSTGLPMQWLTKIIQEQVHSKRVVVILDVCHSGSAGDENKKAADDIDDDDDTGAGDSSSKGLLRTAKLDAGGLKVGSGQVILCSSLADQVSWESKNYPNSVFTRRLIESLQCNGKGTTLNQAFNQLKTSVGAEVLSDRGMVQTPDLFNKAWTGGDPVLAVPVGKK; translated from the coding sequence ATGAGATCCCATCGTTTTCTCGCTGCTTTTCTAGCACTTTCTTTCTCTGTGGCTCAATATCCAGTTTTTGCTGCAGATTCAATGCAATCAGCCGCAGCTGAGAGCGAAGCTGCCCACGTTAATCCGATTGAAAAGCCGTTTCAGCTCGATAGTCTTATCGTCAGTGCTCAAACCAATTACCAGCACGGGCGCTATAAAGATGCCATTCAGTTGTTCGAGCAAGCGCAAAAATTCCCTGGCGAGAAAACGAGCTATCAAGAGGCTCAGATTTCTCTTGGGCTAGCCGAAGCGTACAGGTCGTCTGGTCGCTACAAAGAGGCTGAAGCTCTTTTCAAAAGCGCTATTGCGCAGGCTGAAGAATCTGACAAAGGGCACCTTAACAAGAAATACAAAGCAGGAAAGAAGCGCGCTAGCGATTTAATTCCGGCGATGATGAGCGACTTGTCTGTTCTGTATCTGGACCAGAGCCGATTTCCGGAGTGTGAGCAGATTCTGAATAGCTCGATCGCAATCGCTTTGAAGAAGGTCGGACCCAAAAACATAAATCTAGCCCTGCCGTACAACGGCATGACTCGCTTGTACATCAAATGGGGAAAACTTAGCGATGCCAAAGAGATGAACGACAAAACGATGGCGTTGTTCACCACTCCTGCGTCCAGGGAGAATTGGCTGTACGCATATACGGCTTTCAATCTTGCGCAAATTCTCAATGAGAAGGGGAAATACAAAGAAGCAGAAGCGTTGTACAAAGCAACTTTGCTTGGCATTCAGTCACTCGTAGGTTTTGAGCATGAGTATGTTGCGATAGCGCAAGAACCGCTTGGCGAGTTGTATCGAAAGGAAGGCAGATTTGCTGAAGCAAGAAAAGCGTTCCAGAATGTGCGCAAAATTCGTGCTGCAACTTTAACGAAGGAACATCCGGAATATGGAAAAGTTTTACTCGATCTCGCCTTGCTCGCTAGAGATGAGGGGCGCTACGTAAAAGCTCAAGAACTCTGTCAGCAAGCGACTAAAGTGATTGAGCGCGCTCTAGGTAAAGAGAACGTAGAAATTTCGAAATGCTGGATCACACAAGCTTCAATTGCTCGCTATCAGGGACGATACAGCGAAGCGGAAGAATTGGCGCGGAAAGCCCTGCAACTCGACGAAAAACTTCTAACTGCAGACCATCCGTCTATTGCGCATGACGAAGTCGAACTCGCGAATATTTTGGCTGACGAACGGAAGTTCGATGAGTCTGAAAGTTTGCTGAACAAGGCGCTGAAGATAAGCAAAGAGAAGCTTGGTGCGGACCATCCTGATATAGCATTGACTGTGCATAGCCTGGCAGACGTTTATTTTGCGCAGAAAAATTACGCAAAGGCTGAAACAATGTTTCGTGATGCGCTGGCGCTCGCACAAAAAACACTCGGATCAGACAACGTCCAAACGATCAACGATCAGCGATCGTTGTGTGATGTGTTGGTGGCTCAGAAAAAATACGATGAAGCTGAGCCATTGTCGAAGAGCATATTGAGCGCGGATGAAAAGCTTTTTGGGAAGAAGAGCCCGCAGGTCGCCGGCGATTTGGAATCACTCGCAACCTTGTATCGAAAGCAGAATAAGAATGATCTTGCCGAGCCGTTACTCAAGCAATCTCGCGAAATTACGGCTGCGCTACCCGGTGGATCTGCTGTGCAGAGCTATACATCCGCCACATTGTCCGGCACATCCAACGACAAATCGGTTTCTGACAAATGGGCTCTTTTGATCGGTATCAGCAACTTCAAAGATTCAACCATCAACTTGAAGTACGCTGCGAAGGACGCGACTGACTTTAAAAATTTCCTGGTCGGTCAGGAAAATTTCGCGAGTGATCACGTGAAGTTGTTGACTGATGCGAATGCCACCAAAGAAGAGATCATATCTAAGCTTGGTGATGGATGGCTCGGAAAGCATGCTAAGGAAAACGATCTTGTTGTCGTCTATGTTTCAAGCCATGGCAGCTCGTCTCAGGAAGATGTCGGGGTCAACTTTCTGGTCGCGCATGACACAGATAAGATGAAGCTCGTTTCTACCGGACTGCCGATGCAGTGGTTGACGAAGATTATTCAGGAGCAAGTTCACAGCAAGCGAGTCGTAGTCATTCTCGACGTTTGCCATAGCGGTTCGGCCGGCGATGAGAATAAGAAGGCGGCAGATGACATCGATGATGACGATGATACCGGTGCTGGTGACTCTTCCAGCAAGGGGCTGCTGCGAACTGCAAAATTGGATGCAGGCGGTCTGAAGGTCGGCAGCGGGCAAGTTATTCTCTGCTCTAGCCTGGCGGACCAGGTCTCATGGGAATCGAAGAATTATCCCAACAGCGTATTCACACGGCGCCTGATCGAATCGCTTCAGTGCAACGGCAAGGGCACTACTCTGAACCAGGCTTTCAATCAGCTAAAGACTTCTGTCGGCGCCGAAGTTCTCAGTGACCGCGGCATGGTGCAGACTCCAGACTTGTTCAACAAAGCATGGACTGGCGGCGACCCTGTGCTTGCTGTTCCTGTTGGGAAGAAGTGA
- a CDS encoding DUF4240 domain-containing protein — MTSAPLLSIMIRHTRHGGWNRHEAAIQKDIQKKLNDLLCFEELGLTRYKEIRLKIEFSDRDGAINCGPLSCRRELLCAKVERDWRDKTDSDFSEMEAFIGESVSLLLLGLAVKLELAIDLLFESLPAILNGLSKEKLIALQDSARAAVAVSDAGSMTEEIFWQLVEKTRDTNISVHAENLLQALTELNPGEIIDFAIIQNRMLARAFRWDLWAVVYIAYDGCSDDSFESFRAWMLSLGQKNFHRSLGDPQFLVSQLSEILPSLEPFEEDFLMTVATAYEEKTGWSVADVLSRDELSFDTEITGQSWDEDKVCLQFPSICKGLNHQH, encoded by the coding sequence ATGACGTCTGCGCCGCTGCTGTCTATAATGATACGCCATACTCGTCACGGAGGATGGAACCGACATGAAGCAGCCATTCAAAAAGACATCCAAAAGAAGCTCAACGATCTGCTCTGTTTTGAAGAATTGGGACTAACTCGATACAAAGAAATTCGATTGAAGATTGAGTTTAGTGATCGAGATGGTGCTATTAATTGCGGACCCTTGAGTTGCAGAAGAGAGCTGCTTTGTGCAAAGGTCGAGCGAGATTGGCGAGATAAAACGGATAGCGATTTCAGCGAAATGGAAGCTTTTATCGGTGAGAGCGTTTCTCTGCTGCTGCTTGGCTTGGCTGTTAAACTTGAGCTTGCGATTGATCTGTTGTTTGAGTCATTACCAGCGATTCTTAATGGTTTATCAAAGGAAAAATTGATTGCATTGCAGGATTCTGCACGAGCCGCAGTTGCAGTGTCCGACGCAGGTTCGATGACAGAGGAGATCTTCTGGCAACTTGTGGAGAAAACTCGTGACACTAATATCAGCGTTCATGCCGAGAATCTGTTGCAAGCTTTGACCGAGCTGAACCCAGGCGAAATAATTGATTTTGCAATAATTCAGAACCGAATGCTCGCCAGGGCGTTCAGGTGGGACTTGTGGGCAGTGGTTTACATCGCATACGACGGTTGTTCCGACGATTCATTCGAGTCATTTCGCGCTTGGATGCTGTCACTTGGCCAGAAGAACTTTCATCGAAGTCTGGGGGATCCACAATTCTTAGTCTCGCAGTTAAGTGAGATTTTGCCTTCCTTGGAACCGTTTGAGGAGGACTTCCTGATGACGGTAGCCACTGCCTATGAAGAGAAAACAGGGTGGAGTGTTGCGGATGTTTTGTCCAGAGATGAATTGTCCTTCGATACTGAGATAACTGGGCAAAGCTGGGATGAAGATAAGGTGTGCTTGCAATTCCCCTCTATCTGTAAAGGGCTTAATCATCAACACTAA
- a CDS encoding WG repeat-containing protein, protein MDKYGYINTRGEFVVEPQFINATEFVDDFAVAELPHNKASEPAMAVCCVNTHGHVVPIRNLRVHSQTAEGLFEVGKDGEPKGFADIEGNILVPPKYVRVSAFYQNRAVVMKSRSVPHPGQSYSFDLILIDNRGRELRNLGLSHLRDEYWSDGLLRVDEGERTCYVDPDGEIVVRAPEHYSGDFSEGLASFMFTIDKQRYHTQQGYFDKHGRVVIPPTFDSTYNFSEGLAGVKKNNRWFFIDREGNVAITLPEDCADVREFRHGLAGVELGAELVRDETNNCYRHQGGNWGYIDRTGKVVIQPAFIEGMNARLHFGVEGLACVAVKSDDMNERLFGFIDRTGKFVIEPQFIEATHFSSGLAAVKVIVPGFDPADWRDWELIREIPCRGEALQKFFEDYPVYGMTRGEVHDLLGSGAGKKYPIEQFPPTLVNESRGSVLSVEAYGFDFETEPLRPGFDFEILYADDRVAGWRIACEDYTPLFNTSGRWPKVG, encoded by the coding sequence ATGGATAAATATGGATACATCAACACCAGAGGTGAGTTTGTTGTCGAGCCGCAGTTTATCAATGCTACCGAGTTTGTCGATGATTTTGCGGTAGCGGAACTTCCGCACAACAAAGCGTCAGAACCAGCTATGGCAGTCTGTTGCGTAAATACGCACGGGCACGTCGTGCCGATTCGGAATTTACGTGTTCACTCGCAAACTGCAGAGGGTCTCTTTGAAGTTGGTAAAGACGGCGAACCGAAAGGTTTTGCAGATATTGAAGGAAATATTCTTGTTCCGCCAAAATACGTGCGTGTATCAGCCTTTTATCAAAATCGCGCTGTCGTCATGAAGTCGCGAAGTGTTCCTCACCCCGGACAGTCGTATTCATTCGATCTGATATTGATCGATAATAGAGGTCGCGAATTACGCAATCTTGGCTTGAGTCACCTGCGCGACGAATATTGGTCCGACGGCTTGCTGCGCGTTGACGAGGGTGAAAGGACATGCTACGTCGATCCTGATGGAGAAATCGTAGTTCGTGCGCCTGAACATTACAGCGGCGACTTCAGTGAAGGGCTGGCCAGCTTTATGTTCACTATCGACAAGCAAAGGTATCACACGCAACAGGGATATTTTGACAAGCATGGTCGCGTTGTCATTCCGCCGACGTTCGATTCTACTTACAATTTCAGCGAAGGATTGGCGGGTGTTAAAAAGAATAATCGCTGGTTTTTCATTGATAGGGAAGGAAATGTCGCGATCACGCTTCCTGAAGATTGCGCTGACGTGCGAGAATTTCGACACGGTCTTGCCGGCGTAGAACTCGGTGCCGAACTGGTTCGTGACGAAACCAATAATTGCTACCGGCACCAGGGTGGAAACTGGGGCTACATAGACCGTACCGGCAAAGTTGTTATTCAACCTGCGTTTATCGAAGGAATGAATGCTCGTTTGCACTTCGGTGTCGAGGGTCTCGCTTGTGTTGCTGTCAAATCCGATGACATGAACGAGCGGCTATTTGGATTCATCGATCGAACCGGCAAGTTCGTTATTGAGCCGCAATTCATCGAGGCTACCCACTTTAGTTCGGGATTAGCTGCAGTAAAAGTAATAGTTCCGGGTTTTGATCCCGCTGATTGGCGTGACTGGGAATTGATTCGGGAGATTCCATGTCGCGGCGAAGCTCTGCAGAAATTTTTCGAAGATTATCCTGTTTACGGCATGACCCGTGGCGAGGTGCATGATTTGCTTGGTTCAGGGGCGGGGAAGAAGTATCCGATCGAGCAATTCCCGCCGACTTTGGTCAACGAATCACGCGGCTCGGTTCTTAGTGTGGAAGCTTATGGATTTGATTTTGAGACCGAACCGCTCAGACCTGGGTTCGATTTCGAGATCTTGTATGCCGATGATCGAGTGGCAGGTTGGCGGATTGCTTGCGAGGATTACACTCCGCTATTTAATACAAGCGGCAGATGGCCGAAGGTTGGATGA